One window from the genome of Musa acuminata AAA Group cultivar baxijiao chromosome BXJ1-4, Cavendish_Baxijiao_AAA, whole genome shotgun sequence encodes:
- the LOC135584045 gene encoding uncharacterized protein LOC135584045 isoform X1, producing MLSTKSTPHPSCSSKLPAPGTGECASEKLPFQERNPILEETPTPNFSIRDYAFATRSKGLESSWPFTPHFLQLFLKHGVKDLLPPFETPSLVRVQCSRKGSESVQPVICSEIEQILTHADPPVEAAIVRQQSCSSLEKPSPDRKALSCQRICKDELAHCDAETGWIRNHEQVERTSSETGGPSSSLSKAPSEIDVFEHTKCLQSSHESLEKKCKLIVKLGVISRSCQAEDIISNSSTVSDHMASKVCPVCKTFSSTSNTTLNAHIDQCLSMVSNNNWVSNKLLKPKVKPRKKRLMVDIYATAPHCTLEDLDRRNGTNWAIELAFTTAATVGVDVEAKKPKLPTDSRDSVNEGAVYVDSNGIKLRILSKLNDTPELKKERKFLKHAEVIETTKKKFIRKKKHLTTKYSQKMKVKAQRKKLSSYLLLKAQMKTAHEGDCPMDTCYENEESINPENFPKGSGSASSRQWMCSRQSDILKKPLRKNVHCVSDNNVTRSRLAKSSHLDPGKSSVAISDQLKFSRLSEDFVSSPKMIPSMVNGFENSEKLPISSCKWSSKSTVKHGLLLRILKSSGSSVTPRIKTKDIDLDIQQESDKLSQRTKLSSKISHSSIEDQINLTWQQDDSVKRPSINLEAGKGDLSEKSFSFKTFRKHRSISKSGVEFRTAIRRGLHGPGVDISRTSNSLGSHKFGCSKKNVAIFAAGEMMNHASPNMNDVLRPEKRDDRNIMEKQKHSALKRLRLETENHDPDSENLNMQLEVFGSGNCASKSSMEMATANPSHNGIVSSENLQATFGARSELSPSAEQVQPISKSKAHKEQLVEGSEKQEVNCGSLPSEDIDGLNSQITDEMAVRGEKGSCVIELTECTADTMSIQESSGCLTSHEDVGPQMPQKGTSITSVITTTNDATNLASEDEPCGSPVSTASTLSLRSSEDSKYTDSEAEPLAIAINSQDKSDLIVPITEDTVAAAERNAEGRDHEVKENLPAKEPNHSLENKLFCCSCRESLSRESQLLRSNAAHRTTKGKQLSNLFARPIVSSSFSSYKNQRTNTMASSSLQPDRQPTFVKRSSDSSAKVPTSSVATPSSQPHNQSISSPILRLMGKNLMVVKDEELVQPQSRVLDYPSHVNFLSPPGFGSTNSLLKQENFRHHHHIFGGSPVLDSAVSMDEHKFPICLPSTPMAGYSVTPQHAFFVPRPDQQIQQKNAYKRAKSSPSPYMMNELIVISDFPETDKEPTLSSPTSTLPFAASGLNPSSQRPFTCFSSQNHIRDIPGGLRPLLPNPFTGVNTSLMRRGSTSEGRGPLLPSRFVFHSPAAARTHPSLYYSQTLR from the exons ATGTTATCCACTAAAAGCACACCACACCCTTCATGTTCCTCCAAGCTTCCAGCACCGGGAACAGGTGAGTGTGCTTCTGAAaagcttccctttcaagagagaaATCCCATCCTCGAAGAGACACCAACTCCTAATTTCTCTATAAG AGATTATGCTTTTGCAACAAGGAGCAAAGGCCTCGAGTCAAGTTGGCCATTTACGCCACATTTCTTGCAGCTTTTCCTGAAGCACGGTGTCAAAGATCTTTTGCCACCTTTCGAAACTCCAAGTTTGGTGAGAGTCCAGTGTAGCAGAAAGGGATCGGAATCTGTACAACCTGTTATATGCTCAGAAATTGAACAGATACTAACGCATGCTGATCCTCCAGTGGAGGCTgctattgtcagacagcaatcgtGTTCATCATTAGAGAAACCATCTCCTGATAGGAAGGCGTTAAGTTGTCAGAGAATCTGTAAAGATGAACTGGCTCATTGTGATGCCGAAACTGGCTGGATAAGAAACCATGAGCAAGTCGAAAGAACTTCCAGTGAAACTGGTGGACCTTCCTCCTCATTATCTAAAGCACCTTCAGAAATAGATGTTTTTGAACATACTAAATGCCTTCAAAGCTCACATGAATCATTAGAAAAGAAATGCAAGTTGATAGTCAAATTAGGTGTCATATCTAGGAGCTGTCAGGCAGAGGACATAATATCTAACTCTAGCACAGTTTCAGATCATATGGCTTCAAAGGTTTGTCCAGTTTGTAAAACATTTTCTTCCACTTCAAACACAACTTTGAATGCTCATATAGATCAGTGCCTCTCAATGGTGTCCAACAACAACTGGGTTTCAAACAAACTCTTAAAACCAAAAGTGAAACCGAGAAAGAAGAGACTGATGGTGGATATTTATGCTACTGCTCCTCACTGCACTCTTGAAGATCTTGATAGGAGGAATGGCACAAACTGGGCCATCGAATTGGCATTTACCACAGCAGCAACTGTTGGAGTTGATGTGGAAGCAAAGAAACCAAAGTTACCAACAGATTCTAGAGACAGCGTAAATGAAGGAGCAGTATATGTTGATTCAAATGGCATAAAACTCAGAATTTTATCCAAGCTCAATGATACACCAGAGTTGAAGAAAGAACGGAAGTTTTTGAAGCATGCAGAAGTAATTGAGACaaccaaaaaaaaattcatcCGAAAGAAGAAGCACTTGACGACAAAGTACTCGCAGAAGATGAAAGTGAAGGCACAGAGAAAGAAACTGAGCTCATATTTGCTGTTGAAAGCACAG ATGAAAACTGCACATGAAGGAGATTGTCCTATGGATACTTGTTATGAGAATGAAGAATCAATAAACCCAGAAAACTTCCCCAAGGGCAGTGGATCTGCTTCTTCAAGGCAGTGGATGTGTTCTAGACAATCCGATATCCTGAAAAAGCCTCTCAGAAAGAATGTTCATTGTGTGTCAGATAATAATGTCACCAGAAGCAGGCTTGCCAAGAGTAGCCATCTGGATCCTGGTAAGTCTTCTGTTGCTATAAGTGATCAATTGAAGTTTTCTAGGTTATCTGAAGACTTTGTCAGCTCTCCAAAGATGATCCCCTCCATGGTCAATGGCTTTGAAAACTCTGAAAAGCTTCCTATCTCCAGTTGCAAATGGTCATCAAAAAGTACTGTGAAACATGGTCTCCTATTGAGAATATTAAAATCATCTGGGAGTTCTGTGACTCCTAGGATCAAAACAAAGGATATTGACCTGGATATCCAGCAGGAATCTGATAAGCTTTCTCAGAGGACAAAACTTTCTTCCAAGATCTCTCATTCCTCAATAGAGGACCAAATCAATTTAACTTGGCAACAGGATGACTCAGTTAAAAGACCATCCATCAACTTGGAAGCAGGGAAAGGTGATCTAAGTGAGAAATCCTTTTCCTTTAAAACTTTCCGTAAGCATAGATCCATTTCCAAGAGTGGAGTAGAATTTCGGACAGCTATCCGCAGAGGACTGCATGGACCTGGTGTTGATATTTCAAGAACAAGTAATTCACTAGGATCCCATAAATTTGGTTGCTCGAAGAAGAATGTTGCAATATTTGCAGCAGGAGAGATGATGAATCATGCATCTCCAAACATGAACGATGTCCTAAGACCTGAGAAAAGAGATGACAGAAACATAATGGAAAAGCAGAAACACAGTGCTTTGAAGAGGTTGCGCCTTGAAACTGAAAACCACGATCCTGATTCTGAAAACTTGAACATGCAACTAGAGGTCTTTGGCTCTGGAAATTGTGCCAGTAAATCTTCAATGGAAATGGCTACTGCCAATCCTTCCCATAATGGTATTGTGAGTTCAGAAAACCTGCAAGCAACATTTGGTGCCAGATCAGAGCTTTCGCCATCAGCTGAACAAGTTCAACCTATATCTAAAAGCAAGGCCCACAAAGAACAATTAGTGGAAGGATCCGAGAAGCAAGAGGTGAACTGTGGTAGCTTGCCCAGCGAAGATATTGATGGCCTTAATAGCCAAATAACAGATGAAATGGCAGTCAGAGGGGAAAAAGGCTCTTGTGTTATCGAGCTCACAGAGTGTACGGCTGATACCATGTCCATCCAAGAGTCTAGTGGCTGCTTGACTAGTCATGAGGATGTGGGGCCTCAAATGCCCCAAAAGGGGACATCAATAACCTCAGTTATAACAACTACAAATGATGCTACAAATTTGGCTAGTGAAGACGAACCATGTGGATCACCTGTGTCAACTGCCTCAACTCTCTCCCTCCGCTCTTCAGAGGACTCCAAATACACAGATTCAGAGGCTGAACCATTAGCAATTGCTATTAATTCTCAAGACAAGTCGGATTTGATAGTACCAATTACTGAAGACACAGTAGCAGCTGCAGAAAGAAATGCTGAGGGCAGAGATCACGAAGTGAAGGAAAATCTGCCAGCAAAAGAGCCTAACCACTCACTGGAGAATAAGTTATTCTGTTGCTCATGTAGGGAGAGCCTCTCAAGAGAGTCTCAATTATTAAGATCAAATGCTGCCCACAGGACAACCAAGGGAAAGCAGCTGTCCAACTTGTTTGCCAGGCCAATAGTCTCTTCTTCTTTTAGTTCGTACAAGAATCAGAGAACTAATACTATGGCCAGCTCCAGCTTGCAACCAGATAGGCAACCTACTTTCGTTAAGCGTTCATCAGATTCTTCAGCCAAGGTTCCAACTTCCAGTGTTGCTACCCCATCATCTCAGCCACATAACCAGTCAATTTCCAGTCCGATCCTTAGGTTGATGGGTAAGAATTTGATGGTGGTGAAAGATGAAGAGCTTGTGCAACCCCAAAGTAGAGTTTTGGATTACCCATCACATGTAAATTTCCTGTCTCCTCCTGGATTTGGCTCAACCAACAGCCTTCTGAAGCAGGAGAATTTTCGACACCATCACCACATCTTCGGCGGTTCTCCTGTCCTTGACTCGGCTGTCTCAATGGATGAGCACAAATTTCCCATATGCCTGCCTAGCACACCGATGGCTGGTTATTCAGTCACTCCCCAGCATGCTTTTTTTGTGCCAAGGCCTGATCAGCAGATTCAGCAAAAGAATGCATATAAGAGGGCCAAATCCTCTCCATCTCCTTATATGATGAATGAACTGATTGTGATCAGCGACTTTCCCGAGACTGATAAGGAACCAACTTTAAGCAGTCCGACAAGCACTTTGCCTTTTGCTGCCTCAGGTTTGAATCCTTCGTCTCAGAGACCATTTACCTGCTTTTCTTCACAGAACCACATAAGGGACATTCCTGGTGGCCTGAGACCATTGTTACCAAACCCATTCACTGGGGTCAATACTAGTTTGATGAGAAGAGGAAGCACTTCAGAAGGACGTGGTCCTCTACTGCCTAGCCGCTTTGTGTTCCACTCTCCTGCGGCTGCTCGCACACACCCATCATTGTATTACTCGCAGACCCTTCGCTGA
- the LOC135584045 gene encoding uncharacterized protein LOC135584045 isoform X2 produces MFLQASSTGNRDYAFATRSKGLESSWPFTPHFLQLFLKHGVKDLLPPFETPSLVRVQCSRKGSESVQPVICSEIEQILTHADPPVEAAIVRQQSCSSLEKPSPDRKALSCQRICKDELAHCDAETGWIRNHEQVERTSSETGGPSSSLSKAPSEIDVFEHTKCLQSSHESLEKKCKLIVKLGVISRSCQAEDIISNSSTVSDHMASKVCPVCKTFSSTSNTTLNAHIDQCLSMVSNNNWVSNKLLKPKVKPRKKRLMVDIYATAPHCTLEDLDRRNGTNWAIELAFTTAATVGVDVEAKKPKLPTDSRDSVNEGAVYVDSNGIKLRILSKLNDTPELKKERKFLKHAEVIETTKKKFIRKKKHLTTKYSQKMKVKAQRKKLSSYLLLKAQMKTAHEGDCPMDTCYENEESINPENFPKGSGSASSRQWMCSRQSDILKKPLRKNVHCVSDNNVTRSRLAKSSHLDPGKSSVAISDQLKFSRLSEDFVSSPKMIPSMVNGFENSEKLPISSCKWSSKSTVKHGLLLRILKSSGSSVTPRIKTKDIDLDIQQESDKLSQRTKLSSKISHSSIEDQINLTWQQDDSVKRPSINLEAGKGDLSEKSFSFKTFRKHRSISKSGVEFRTAIRRGLHGPGVDISRTSNSLGSHKFGCSKKNVAIFAAGEMMNHASPNMNDVLRPEKRDDRNIMEKQKHSALKRLRLETENHDPDSENLNMQLEVFGSGNCASKSSMEMATANPSHNGIVSSENLQATFGARSELSPSAEQVQPISKSKAHKEQLVEGSEKQEVNCGSLPSEDIDGLNSQITDEMAVRGEKGSCVIELTECTADTMSIQESSGCLTSHEDVGPQMPQKGTSITSVITTTNDATNLASEDEPCGSPVSTASTLSLRSSEDSKYTDSEAEPLAIAINSQDKSDLIVPITEDTVAAAERNAEGRDHEVKENLPAKEPNHSLENKLFCCSCRESLSRESQLLRSNAAHRTTKGKQLSNLFARPIVSSSFSSYKNQRTNTMASSSLQPDRQPTFVKRSSDSSAKVPTSSVATPSSQPHNQSISSPILRLMGKNLMVVKDEELVQPQSRVLDYPSHVNFLSPPGFGSTNSLLKQENFRHHHHIFGGSPVLDSAVSMDEHKFPICLPSTPMAGYSVTPQHAFFVPRPDQQIQQKNAYKRAKSSPSPYMMNELIVISDFPETDKEPTLSSPTSTLPFAASGLNPSSQRPFTCFSSQNHIRDIPGGLRPLLPNPFTGVNTSLMRRGSTSEGRGPLLPSRFVFHSPAAARTHPSLYYSQTLR; encoded by the exons ATGTTCCTCCAAGCTTCCAGCACCGGGAACAG AGATTATGCTTTTGCAACAAGGAGCAAAGGCCTCGAGTCAAGTTGGCCATTTACGCCACATTTCTTGCAGCTTTTCCTGAAGCACGGTGTCAAAGATCTTTTGCCACCTTTCGAAACTCCAAGTTTGGTGAGAGTCCAGTGTAGCAGAAAGGGATCGGAATCTGTACAACCTGTTATATGCTCAGAAATTGAACAGATACTAACGCATGCTGATCCTCCAGTGGAGGCTgctattgtcagacagcaatcgtGTTCATCATTAGAGAAACCATCTCCTGATAGGAAGGCGTTAAGTTGTCAGAGAATCTGTAAAGATGAACTGGCTCATTGTGATGCCGAAACTGGCTGGATAAGAAACCATGAGCAAGTCGAAAGAACTTCCAGTGAAACTGGTGGACCTTCCTCCTCATTATCTAAAGCACCTTCAGAAATAGATGTTTTTGAACATACTAAATGCCTTCAAAGCTCACATGAATCATTAGAAAAGAAATGCAAGTTGATAGTCAAATTAGGTGTCATATCTAGGAGCTGTCAGGCAGAGGACATAATATCTAACTCTAGCACAGTTTCAGATCATATGGCTTCAAAGGTTTGTCCAGTTTGTAAAACATTTTCTTCCACTTCAAACACAACTTTGAATGCTCATATAGATCAGTGCCTCTCAATGGTGTCCAACAACAACTGGGTTTCAAACAAACTCTTAAAACCAAAAGTGAAACCGAGAAAGAAGAGACTGATGGTGGATATTTATGCTACTGCTCCTCACTGCACTCTTGAAGATCTTGATAGGAGGAATGGCACAAACTGGGCCATCGAATTGGCATTTACCACAGCAGCAACTGTTGGAGTTGATGTGGAAGCAAAGAAACCAAAGTTACCAACAGATTCTAGAGACAGCGTAAATGAAGGAGCAGTATATGTTGATTCAAATGGCATAAAACTCAGAATTTTATCCAAGCTCAATGATACACCAGAGTTGAAGAAAGAACGGAAGTTTTTGAAGCATGCAGAAGTAATTGAGACaaccaaaaaaaaattcatcCGAAAGAAGAAGCACTTGACGACAAAGTACTCGCAGAAGATGAAAGTGAAGGCACAGAGAAAGAAACTGAGCTCATATTTGCTGTTGAAAGCACAG ATGAAAACTGCACATGAAGGAGATTGTCCTATGGATACTTGTTATGAGAATGAAGAATCAATAAACCCAGAAAACTTCCCCAAGGGCAGTGGATCTGCTTCTTCAAGGCAGTGGATGTGTTCTAGACAATCCGATATCCTGAAAAAGCCTCTCAGAAAGAATGTTCATTGTGTGTCAGATAATAATGTCACCAGAAGCAGGCTTGCCAAGAGTAGCCATCTGGATCCTGGTAAGTCTTCTGTTGCTATAAGTGATCAATTGAAGTTTTCTAGGTTATCTGAAGACTTTGTCAGCTCTCCAAAGATGATCCCCTCCATGGTCAATGGCTTTGAAAACTCTGAAAAGCTTCCTATCTCCAGTTGCAAATGGTCATCAAAAAGTACTGTGAAACATGGTCTCCTATTGAGAATATTAAAATCATCTGGGAGTTCTGTGACTCCTAGGATCAAAACAAAGGATATTGACCTGGATATCCAGCAGGAATCTGATAAGCTTTCTCAGAGGACAAAACTTTCTTCCAAGATCTCTCATTCCTCAATAGAGGACCAAATCAATTTAACTTGGCAACAGGATGACTCAGTTAAAAGACCATCCATCAACTTGGAAGCAGGGAAAGGTGATCTAAGTGAGAAATCCTTTTCCTTTAAAACTTTCCGTAAGCATAGATCCATTTCCAAGAGTGGAGTAGAATTTCGGACAGCTATCCGCAGAGGACTGCATGGACCTGGTGTTGATATTTCAAGAACAAGTAATTCACTAGGATCCCATAAATTTGGTTGCTCGAAGAAGAATGTTGCAATATTTGCAGCAGGAGAGATGATGAATCATGCATCTCCAAACATGAACGATGTCCTAAGACCTGAGAAAAGAGATGACAGAAACATAATGGAAAAGCAGAAACACAGTGCTTTGAAGAGGTTGCGCCTTGAAACTGAAAACCACGATCCTGATTCTGAAAACTTGAACATGCAACTAGAGGTCTTTGGCTCTGGAAATTGTGCCAGTAAATCTTCAATGGAAATGGCTACTGCCAATCCTTCCCATAATGGTATTGTGAGTTCAGAAAACCTGCAAGCAACATTTGGTGCCAGATCAGAGCTTTCGCCATCAGCTGAACAAGTTCAACCTATATCTAAAAGCAAGGCCCACAAAGAACAATTAGTGGAAGGATCCGAGAAGCAAGAGGTGAACTGTGGTAGCTTGCCCAGCGAAGATATTGATGGCCTTAATAGCCAAATAACAGATGAAATGGCAGTCAGAGGGGAAAAAGGCTCTTGTGTTATCGAGCTCACAGAGTGTACGGCTGATACCATGTCCATCCAAGAGTCTAGTGGCTGCTTGACTAGTCATGAGGATGTGGGGCCTCAAATGCCCCAAAAGGGGACATCAATAACCTCAGTTATAACAACTACAAATGATGCTACAAATTTGGCTAGTGAAGACGAACCATGTGGATCACCTGTGTCAACTGCCTCAACTCTCTCCCTCCGCTCTTCAGAGGACTCCAAATACACAGATTCAGAGGCTGAACCATTAGCAATTGCTATTAATTCTCAAGACAAGTCGGATTTGATAGTACCAATTACTGAAGACACAGTAGCAGCTGCAGAAAGAAATGCTGAGGGCAGAGATCACGAAGTGAAGGAAAATCTGCCAGCAAAAGAGCCTAACCACTCACTGGAGAATAAGTTATTCTGTTGCTCATGTAGGGAGAGCCTCTCAAGAGAGTCTCAATTATTAAGATCAAATGCTGCCCACAGGACAACCAAGGGAAAGCAGCTGTCCAACTTGTTTGCCAGGCCAATAGTCTCTTCTTCTTTTAGTTCGTACAAGAATCAGAGAACTAATACTATGGCCAGCTCCAGCTTGCAACCAGATAGGCAACCTACTTTCGTTAAGCGTTCATCAGATTCTTCAGCCAAGGTTCCAACTTCCAGTGTTGCTACCCCATCATCTCAGCCACATAACCAGTCAATTTCCAGTCCGATCCTTAGGTTGATGGGTAAGAATTTGATGGTGGTGAAAGATGAAGAGCTTGTGCAACCCCAAAGTAGAGTTTTGGATTACCCATCACATGTAAATTTCCTGTCTCCTCCTGGATTTGGCTCAACCAACAGCCTTCTGAAGCAGGAGAATTTTCGACACCATCACCACATCTTCGGCGGTTCTCCTGTCCTTGACTCGGCTGTCTCAATGGATGAGCACAAATTTCCCATATGCCTGCCTAGCACACCGATGGCTGGTTATTCAGTCACTCCCCAGCATGCTTTTTTTGTGCCAAGGCCTGATCAGCAGATTCAGCAAAAGAATGCATATAAGAGGGCCAAATCCTCTCCATCTCCTTATATGATGAATGAACTGATTGTGATCAGCGACTTTCCCGAGACTGATAAGGAACCAACTTTAAGCAGTCCGACAAGCACTTTGCCTTTTGCTGCCTCAGGTTTGAATCCTTCGTCTCAGAGACCATTTACCTGCTTTTCTTCACAGAACCACATAAGGGACATTCCTGGTGGCCTGAGACCATTGTTACCAAACCCATTCACTGGGGTCAATACTAGTTTGATGAGAAGAGGAAGCACTTCAGAAGGACGTGGTCCTCTACTGCCTAGCCGCTTTGTGTTCCACTCTCCTGCGGCTGCTCGCACACACCCATCATTGTATTACTCGCAGACCCTTCGCTGA